Genomic window (Planococcus sp. MSAK28401):
AACTGCTGACGGGATGACACGAGCCGGGTCGGCTGCAGCAAACGGGATGACGCCTTCAGTGATGAAACTAGCGCCGAGAACATACGCCGTCTTGCCGGCTTCGCGTTCCGGCTTGGTGAATTTCTTCTTGAACATCGTTGTTGCAATGGCCAGTCCAAGCGGTGGGACCATGCCCGCTGCCATAACGGTTGCCATGAAGTTGAAGTTCTGTGCATCGAGCATGGCGATGCCGAATGTGTAAGCGGCTTTGTTGACCGGGCCGCCCATATCGACTGCCATCATGCCGCCAAGTAAAAGTCCGACAAGAACCAGATTGGTGCCGCCAAGGCTTTCAAGGAAAGCGGAGATTCCAGTATACACTTGAGTCAAAGGCGGGTTGATCAGCATCATGATGACCCCTGTGATCAGAATGCTGAATACCGGGTAGAACAATACCGGTTTCAATCCTTCCAGGCTTTGCGGAATGCCCGAGAACACTTTCTTCACTAGCAACGTCACGTAACCGGCAAGGAAACCAGCGATTAAACCGCCGAGGAAACCGGAACCGCCGCTAGCTTCTTCAACGCCTGTGACCGTGATTGCAAGCAAGCCACCGATCATCCCTGGAGCAAAACCTGGACGGTCAGCAATGCTCATCGCGATAAATCCGGCAAGGACAGGAACCATCAAGAAGAACGCCGTGCCGCCGCCGATGGTTGACAGCATCGCAGCAAACTCATTGTATTCCGGGCTATTCGGATCTGCCGCGTTAATGCCAAAGAAGAACGACAGGGCGATCAAGATCCCGCCGCCGACGACGAATGGCAGCATGTTCGAAACGCCGTTCATCAAATGCTTGTAGAATCCTGATTTTGTCTCTGTGCCGGCATCCGCATCTTTGGTACGGTCATGCTTATAGACAGGCGCATCTTGTGCCAGTGCGCGGTCCAAAAGCTGGTCCGCTTCGTAGATCGCTTTGCCGACTTGCGTTTGGATGACGTGCTTGCCATCGAATCTTGCCATTTCAACTTTTGTATCGGCAGCGACGATAATGGCATCCGCTTCCGCGATTTCTGCATCAGTCAAGCGGTTTTTCACGCCGCTCGATCCGTTCGTTTCCACTTTCAAGTTGATGCCGCGCTCTTTCGCACGCCCGTTAAGCTTCTCAGCCGCCATATAGGTATGTGCGATGCCTGTCGGGCAAGCCGTAACCGCTAGGATCTTGCCGCCTGTAGCGGGTTCTGCTGTGCCGGCAACCGGTGCGCTGTCATCTGCTTGTTCTGGGCCGTCCACTTCCGCTTCTTTCGCAGAGACGATATCAAGCACTTGCTGTTTCGACTCGGCTTCTAGGATATTGACGCGGAATTTCTCATCCATCAAAAACGTTGCGAGGCGAGACAAGGCTTCCAAGTGATCATCATTTGCCCCGGCTGTTGCCGCAATCATGAAAAACAGCTGTGCCGGCTGCCCGTCCAACGATTCAAAGTCAATCCCGTCAAAAGAACGGCCGAACGCAATGGCCGGTGTTTTGACCGCTTCGGATTTTGCGTGGGGAATGGCGATGGTATCGCCGATCCCTGTCGTGCTTTGTTCTTCGCGTGCCAGGATATCTTTCGTGAATTGCTTTTTGTCTTTCAATTTCCCGGCCTGGTCCAGTTGCCCAGCCAGTTCGTCCAATACTTCCCGTTTGGAGCGGGCTTTCAGATCCAGAATGATGGTGTTTTCCGTCAATAATTGTGTAATTCTCATTTTGTCACATCCTTTTCTTCGAATGGGGTTACGGTTACTTCTGGGAGCAATTGTTCCACATCTGCCTGTTCGCATAAATCGGTCCGAAAAGCAGTGGCGCTTCCGCTGGCGACGCCGTATTGGAACGCTCTATCTGGCTTTTGATGCTGAATATAAGAAGCGATGAATCCTGAGACTAAGGAATCTCCAGAGCCGACGGTGTTGACGACTTTGCCTTTTGGCACCTGGGCTGTGTAGCGATGTTCACGGGAAGCATAGATGGCTCCTGCCCCGCCCATGGAGACGACGACATGTTGGACCCCTCTTTCCACCAGCAGGCTGGCATAATGGAAAGCTTGTTGTGGGGTGGTGATTTCCACCCCGAACATCTCTCCGAGTTCATGCTCGTTCGGTTTAATGAGGAAAGGCTTCGTGTCCAGCAATTCCTTCAGCGCGGGACCTGACGTGTCGAGCACGAAATGAATGCCCCGCTCCTGGCAACGATCGGCGAGATCCTTGAAGAATTGGGTCGGAACCGATGACGGCAAGCTGCCCGCCAAGACGAACCAATCGCCTTGTGCCATAACGGCAATCTTTTCTTTCAATTGTTCAAGCTGCGCTTCCTCCAGCACCGGGCCTGGCCCATTCAATTCGGTTTCTTCGTCGGTCTTGATTTTGACATTGATTCGCGTGATGGCGCCGGTATCGATAAAATCGGTTTCGATGCCTTCTGCGTCCAGGAACTCTTCAATAAAGCGCCCTGTAAAACCACCAGCGTATCCGAGCGCACGGCTTTTCAGGCCCAAACGGCTGAGTACGCGCGAGACATTGATGCCTTTGCCGCCGGGGTAATAATACACTTCATCCGAACGGTTCAAGGCGCCGCTTTCAAAATGCGGCAAATAGGCTGTGTAATCAATGGATGGAGCGAATGTGCATGTGTAGATCATTGTGTCACCACCTTAATTGTCGTTTGTCGTTCGATTTCTACTAATGCATCATCCGGCAAGCCGTCGATGATAAGTGCGGACCGGCTTAAGTCGAATATGTGCGCAAAACTGACTTTGCCGAATTTTGATTGGTCCGCCAGCACATAACAGCTTCTGGATAATTCCCCGGCTCTTCGTTTGACGGCCGCTTCTTCGGGGTCCGGTGTCGTGAACCCGTGGCCGGGGTGAATCCCGTTGACGCCAAGAAAGCTTTTATCAAAGCGGTAATTCTCCAGCGACTGGTTGGCCTGAGGACCAACCAAAGCACCCGTGCGCGACTTGATGAATCCGCCCGTCAAATAAGAAGTGATCCCATGCTCGATCAAGGCTTCCAGATGGCTCAGGCCATTTGTGACAACGGTTACATCTTTATCTTTTAAAAAAGGAATCATTTGCGCCGTCGTCGTGCCTGCATCCAGGAACAGCGAGTCTCCTGTTTTGACGAGTGAGGCCGCATAGCGCGCGACCAGCTGTTTTTCCTTTAGGTTCTTTGCTGCCTTATCCGACAGGCTCGGTTCTGGCACATTTTGGGCGACCCGGCTGGCGCCGCCAAAAACGCGTTCCAGCTTCTGTAATTCCTCAAGTTCCGTCAAATCCCGGCGGATGGTGGATTCTGAAGCCGCTGTCAGTTCGACCAGCTCCTGGATTTTAATGCTCTGCTTTTCTTTCAAAAGGTTTAAAATCAGTTGATGCCGCTCCGTGGTCAGCATTCCCTCACCTTCTTTTCTTTTCTGATTAAATAGATAATACTTGAAATCGTTTTCAAAATCAATCACAATCTTTCATAAGAAGTCAAATTCATTCAAAAAAAGAATGAATACCGCTCAAATACGTTCATCCATAGGAGGAAATCAACATGGTAGAAAAACAATATACAATTACTGACGAAGCAGGCATCCACGCTCGCCCGGCATCCGCACTTGTCGGTTCGATTTCAAAATTCCAATCGGACATCACGCTCGGCTTCAATGGCAAACAAGTCAACTTGAAATCGATTCTCGGCGTCATGTCGCTCGGCATTGCATCAGGGTCAACCGTGACGATCGCTGCGGACGGAACGGATGAAGAACAAGCGATGGCCAAAATCGACGAAGTGCTGAAAGCGGAAGGAATCTCCAACCAATGACAAGCCCTCTCTCCGGTATCGCAGCCTCCACTGGGATCGCCATCGCCAAAGCGTTCCGCCTGGAAAATCCGGAATTGACCGTTGAACAGCAACAAGTGGGCAATCCTGCAGAAGAAATCGCCCGCTTTGATGCAGCCGTGGCACAAGCGGCCGCCGAACTTGTAATTATCCAGCAAAAGACCGCACAACAAATCAGCGATAAAGAAGCCGCGATTTTCGGCGCCCATTTGCTGGTCTTGAGCGACCCAGAACTGATTGGGCCAATCAAAGAGCGCATTTCAGCGGAAAGCGTCAATGCAGAATTCGCGTTGCGGGAAACAAGCGATATGTTCATCACAATGTTTGAAGCGATGGACAATGAGTATATGAAAGAACGCGCTGCTGATATCCGGGACGTTCGCAAACGCTTGCTGTCCCATCTGCTCGGCGTCAAAATCCAAGACCCGAGCATGATTGATGAGGAAGTCATCGTCATTGCCGAAGATTTGACACCTTCCGATACCGTTCAATTGAATGCCCAGTTCGTCAAAGGCTTCATTACCGATATCGGCGGGCGCACTTCGCATTCGGCTATCCTTGCGCGCACCTTGGAAATCCCGGCAGTGGTCGGTGCCCAAAACGCCATGGCCACGATCCACAATGGCCAAACGGTAATTATCGATGGCTTGGCAGGCAAAATCATCGTCGACCCTGACGCAGCGACCATCCAGGAGTTCGAGCAGGAAAAGTTGGCTTATGACGCCCAAAAAGCCGAATGGGCCAAGCTCAAAGATGAGCCGACGATAAGTGCAGACGGGCAGCATGTGGAACTTGCCGCCAATATCGGCACGCCAAAAGACCTTGCCGGCGTGCTCGAACATGGCGCGGAAGGCATCGGCCTTTACCGTACCGAGTTTCTCTATATGGGAAGAGACGCCTTCCCGACAGAAGACGAACAGTTTAACGCCTATTCTAAAGTGTTAAAAGGCATGGACGGCAAGCCGACCGTTGTCCGGACACTCGACATCGGCGGCGATAAAGAACTCACGTATCTGGACTTGCCAAAAGAAATGAATCCGTTTCTTGGCCTGCGCGCGATTCGATTGTGCTTAGAGATGCCGGAGCTCTTCAGAACGCAGCTGCGTGCCTTATTGCGCGCAAGCGTCCATGGCAATTTGAAGATCATGTTCCCGATGATTGCAACGCTAGAAGAATTTCGCCAAGGCAAAGCTTTGCTGGAAGAAGAAAAGGCCAAGTTAACGGATGCCGGCATCCCGGTGAGCGACTCCATTGAAGTCGGCATCATGGTGGAGATTCCTTCTACCGCCGTTATGGCGGATGTCTTCGCGAAAGAAGTGGATTTCTTCTCCATCGGCACGAATGACTTGATCCAGTACACGATGGCTGCTGACCGCATGAACGAACGGGTGTCGTATCTGTAC
Coding sequences:
- the pfkB gene encoding 1-phosphofructokinase, which translates into the protein MIYTCTFAPSIDYTAYLPHFESGALNRSDEVYYYPGGKGINVSRVLSRLGLKSRALGYAGGFTGRFIEEFLDAEGIETDFIDTGAITRINVKIKTDEETELNGPGPVLEEAQLEQLKEKIAVMAQGDWFVLAGSLPSSVPTQFFKDLADRCQERGIHFVLDTSGPALKELLDTKPFLIKPNEHELGEMFGVEITTPQQAFHYASLLVERGVQHVVVSMGGAGAIYASREHRYTAQVPKGKVVNTVGSGDSLVSGFIASYIQHQKPDRAFQYGVASGSATAFRTDLCEQADVEQLLPEVTVTPFEEKDVTK
- the ptsP gene encoding phosphoenolpyruvate--protein phosphotransferase, whose product is MTSPLSGIAASTGIAIAKAFRLENPELTVEQQQVGNPAEEIARFDAAVAQAAAELVIIQQKTAQQISDKEAAIFGAHLLVLSDPELIGPIKERISAESVNAEFALRETSDMFITMFEAMDNEYMKERAADIRDVRKRLLSHLLGVKIQDPSMIDEEVIVIAEDLTPSDTVQLNAQFVKGFITDIGGRTSHSAILARTLEIPAVVGAQNAMATIHNGQTVIIDGLAGKIIVDPDAATIQEFEQEKLAYDAQKAEWAKLKDEPTISADGQHVELAANIGTPKDLAGVLEHGAEGIGLYRTEFLYMGRDAFPTEDEQFNAYSKVLKGMDGKPTVVRTLDIGGDKELTYLDLPKEMNPFLGLRAIRLCLEMPELFRTQLRALLRASVHGNLKIMFPMIATLEEFRQGKALLEEEKAKLTDAGIPVSDSIEVGIMVEIPSTAVMADVFAKEVDFFSIGTNDLIQYTMAADRMNERVSYLYQPFNPAILRLVKMVIDAAHKEGKWAGMCGEMAGDDIAIPILLGLGLDEFSMSASSVLKARAQISRLSKQEMASHTDQILALSSSQEVEAYVKGIS
- a CDS encoding phosphocarrier protein HPr, producing the protein MVEKQYTITDEAGIHARPASALVGSISKFQSDITLGFNGKQVNLKSILGVMSLGIASGSTVTIAADGTDEEQAMAKIDEVLKAEGISNQ
- a CDS encoding DeoR/GlpR family DNA-binding transcription regulator: MLTTERHQLILNLLKEKQSIKIQELVELTAASESTIRRDLTELEELQKLERVFGGASRVAQNVPEPSLSDKAAKNLKEKQLVARYAASLVKTGDSLFLDAGTTTAQMIPFLKDKDVTVVTNGLSHLEALIEHGITSYLTGGFIKSRTGALVGPQANQSLENYRFDKSFLGVNGIHPGHGFTTPDPEEAAVKRRAGELSRSCYVLADQSKFGKVSFAHIFDLSRSALIIDGLPDDALVEIERQTTIKVVTQ
- a CDS encoding PTS fructose transporter subunit IIABC, producing the protein MRITQLLTENTIILDLKARSKREVLDELAGQLDQAGKLKDKKQFTKDILAREEQSTTGIGDTIAIPHAKSEAVKTPAIAFGRSFDGIDFESLDGQPAQLFFMIAATAGANDDHLEALSRLATFLMDEKFRVNILEAESKQQVLDIVSAKEAEVDGPEQADDSAPVAGTAEPATGGKILAVTACPTGIAHTYMAAEKLNGRAKERGINLKVETNGSSGVKNRLTDAEIAEADAIIVAADTKVEMARFDGKHVIQTQVGKAIYEADQLLDRALAQDAPVYKHDRTKDADAGTETKSGFYKHLMNGVSNMLPFVVGGGILIALSFFFGINAADPNSPEYNEFAAMLSTIGGGTAFFLMVPVLAGFIAMSIADRPGFAPGMIGGLLAITVTGVEEASGGSGFLGGLIAGFLAGYVTLLVKKVFSGIPQSLEGLKPVLFYPVFSILITGVIMMLINPPLTQVYTGISAFLESLGGTNLVLVGLLLGGMMAVDMGGPVNKAAYTFGIAMLDAQNFNFMATVMAAGMVPPLGLAIATTMFKKKFTKPEREAGKTAYVLGASFITEGVIPFAAADPARVIPSAVAGAATTGALVMLFDIGLRAPHGGVFVIGLIDGGAISSILMYLAAILAGSFVTAILVGLLKKNITTAA